TGGACCTTTCATAGCCACAAAATATCCTCCTAATTTTATATAAGGAATACAAAATTCGCTTAGAACAGTTAAATTTGCCACTGCCCTTGAAACTGCTGCATCAAATTTTTCTCTATACTCAGTATCTTTAGAAAAATCTTCTGCTCTTCCGTGTATACATTTTATATCTCTTAATTCAATATCTGATATAACTTGATTCAGAAAGTTTATCCGCTTATTTAATGAATCCAAAAGTACTACTTTTATTTGAGGATTAACTATCTTCATAGGTATACCGGGAAATCCAGCTCCTGTTCCTATATCAATAATATTAGAAATATTTCTTAATGGTGAAAATTTAAATATTTTTACACAATCTATAAAGTGTTTTTTTATTATATCTTCATCTTCTACTATAGTAGTAAGATTAATTTTGTTGTTCCAAAATTTTAATATATCCTTATATTTTATAAATTTATTATACTTTTCTTCATCAAATTCTAGTCCTACATCTTTACATGCAGTATCTATAATTTTAAAATATTGCATATTTAGTTCTCCAATCTACCTTCATTTACAGATCCTTTTCTCTATATTTTTTCTCCATATAAATTAGTAAAACAGAAATATCTGCTGGAGAGACTCCTGAAATTCTAGAAGCCTGACCTACACTCATAGG
The genomic region above belongs to Clostridium sp. AWRP and contains:
- the rsmG gene encoding 16S rRNA (guanine(527)-N(7))-methyltransferase RsmG, producing the protein MQYFKIIDTACKDVGLEFDEEKYNKFIKYKDILKFWNNKINLTTIVEDEDIIKKHFIDCVKIFKFSPLRNISNIIDIGTGAGFPGIPMKIVNPQIKVVLLDSLNKRINFLNQVISDIELRDIKCIHGRAEDFSKDTEYREKFDAAVSRAVANLTVLSEFCIPYIKLGGYFVAMKGPSVEDEIKESKKAVSILGGKIVDIIKIENDDLNHNLVVIKKIKRTPNMYPRKAGMVSKKPLK